One genomic region from Corvus moneduloides isolate bCorMon1 unplaced genomic scaffold, bCorMon1.pri scaffold_98_arrow_ctg1, whole genome shotgun sequence encodes:
- the LOC116439086 gene encoding IgGFc-binding protein-like isoform X2, producing the protein MAQDGIWWLLLPFCALSSASYRGREFLAVFPQNDDESPSAYLQLLLTSYGPTDTQVSVMLRGGSVTRNVTLGPDLTVPLSLPADLELTGSRTSHKTLVVQASADISVVAVSTKSYTVGATALLPVESLGTRYYVVTPVGNYTYGLTEFVVAAGAATTAVSITTTATFHYAGATYVPGAVLCLFLQPYHSLQLQSSQDFTGTAVVADSPVAVLSGHTCVKVSAGFDFVVEQLLPITAWGRNYVVPPNPLQTDIDFVYVVTDEDNTITYNTGSRNATVVMAAGEVQRFVVNPNSHLYISAVVAVQVVFFFSGSSWQDPFLLVVPPVTAHCTAFRFSSVPGQYNHAILVAPTTAAANTTLNHRPDNTVAWQAIPGTDFSWAIITMHATTQSVENLQVPIGLLVFGFRSQTGYGFPGLCATTPTPLSCEDLVCEERCEMVDGQPECIQETFSTCWLAGGPHYRSFDGKAFDFMGTCAYTLTTICSPDPTLPAFSVEVKKEEKENSKVSSIGSITIHVDNITVTAVRSENGMVRVNNHRSRLPISLSHGKLRIHQKGKSMLIQSSFNLKVLYNWDDHVVVKLPAALSGKVCGMCGNNNGDPQDDALTPDGKQVWDIVELGRSWKVTSESGHCQDTCVGDCGRCRWQQVLVYKAETWCGMLSQHSGPFRSCHGTVSPNIYVKNCIYDLCANEGRLDALCHALQIYADDCQEEGISVSDWRTAAGCPLTCPPNSTYSTCGLACPPTCNVPAVSSSCATATTCTDTCVCHEGLVLEANTCVPPSESGCIFQGLFHGLGEEFWGDLTCTQRCVCDTEQRQAVCRDSGCGTEEECRVEKGIQDCYPKIFGVCTAVGATHYETFDGKRFIFQGTCVYLLVGLCEDTQNLVGFQVLVQNGHQSDNLMSSIAVVTVKVYNKTISISREHPGKIMIDEQLVNLPYHYSERKIVIYRDGQDAVVETNFGLVVTYDWYSHVTAMVPSGFANALCGLCGNYNGAASDDMMMRNNQVTSDPDAFGSSWKVTDVPGCGERSTVECSSTVALSRLQQEVSGMGCEIILEADGPFGACHGHVDAHQYFQSCMHDSCLFPDQEEGMCPIIARYATACQAAGVSIGRWRTDNFCYIPCPSNSSYELCSHTCQHTCGTDSTTCPRRCREGCVCQDGFMLSGDECVPMSHCGCSHHGVYYKEGETFYPTEQEMCQCLSGGTVECQNTSCPNGGPGKVIDGVFQCPSQVSSTCVATGDCTYITFDGMVFNITGTCSYVLTQTCTGDNLTSFIVTIQKEARQKGKVSRIQALSVEVYGVILTLKQGKGADVMVDSISHHLPTILREGQVQVYPHGTGVLLRTDFGLVVHYDLVQHVMITVPQIYMGHLRGLCGNYNGQRSDDFQLSSGQLAPDATAFGSAWKTMDTPCNDTCPKDECPTCTEEKVAILQKPNYCGLLMAPEGPFGSCHRIIDPIPYSQSCIHDLCMTGGDMHVLCQSIQSYVTACQDAGVTVGGWRTPSFCPLTCPANSTYSLCTNTCANTCAGNATTCPQTCAEGCQCHQGSVFDGQGCVPEEHCGCFRDGEYYKPHEMLFWDRCQRRCTCVPGQGLTCHDHACTEDESCEIREGILGCINKNPCKSLRCRPKERCRPRGAQSQCIPALVATCWAWGDPHFRTFDGLDFDFQGTCTYTMAESHGNDPGLVPFRVEAKNDIRGGIQSVSYVSLVNVDVYGQRISFRRNEDGKVRVNGEVTLLPVLLADGKLRVRPSGLRVALETDFGLRVSYDWNWHLLIDLPSSYFRHVRGLCGNFNLKPLDDIPEAGDNITAIVTWAKSWKSADSEADDPICWDYCDGTCPVCDEEKKELYGGNHYCGILKKSFQGPFRACHNIVKPHDFYRNCLSDLCLSNGARSILCQVLETYAATCQKHGAMVHDWRTPSGCPLPCPENSHYESCGNACPATCSNRDSPATCDQPCVETCACNTGHVLSGGQCVPVSRCGCTRDGRYYRPGEEFWGDDTCRSRCRCDTELGMVVCEDSGCKPGEVCTVVKGVRQCTANSRSICVATGDPHYTTFDGRRFDFMGTCVYLLAGLCSTDPTLIPFAVTVENNHRGSHLVSFTKVVTVEVYNMSLSLSQEHPQKVKVNGVLLDLPFTHNHQIQVSLRGVHGFITTDAGVTVTFDWYSYARVIIPNTYAGAVCGLCGNANGDPHDDFVTRDGHHADNETHLGDSWKVSDVPGCSPGCSKGCQVCSDAQKRAYRGDKHCGLLGKKRGPFAACHDVIDPAPYLDDCLFDACLYEGHQDTVCQAIGAYVAACQSQGAAVRPWRTAAFCSPVCPPNQHYELCGSPCPPTCQGEAGPQDCSDASTCSEGCFCDPGFFRSGDHCVPLPQCGCVLEGRYYPQGVQFYPEPPCTQRCVCSENGGLECHPAPGCSRDEECTVRDGVLGCHPRTCRQCQVLGAGAYSTFDGHLGSFGGSCTLPLLELERGEPEEELEPITVALEQEDVEVQRVTVMAHGVTVVMHRGQQWEVMVDGERHLLPLWLRGGAVGVAQVGSHRLLQVQGGPKILYDGKAYVVLTLPPPSRRPRGLCGNFNGDPNDDGPDGGALGRPPPNCTHLVPAPSCSPAQARRCAVLADPEGPFAGCHGVVPPRTYLVTCEHQVCRVGGDPCPGFQGYAAACQAAGGALREWREATGCPLTCPPKSRYQLCARTCEHTCAGVSAPPPCSERCFEGCQCAEGLLFDGARCVLPGTCGCLHQGRYFQIAETVLTPDCSQSCTCRGPGGLQCRPFTCPFGHTCGLRDGTRACIARPGRCALSPATRFVTFDGVTGATLATGIYVVASVCDPQDPAWFRLLGDVRDIGDQPAVVALHLFTPHSFITVRRDRKVWLNGVPTPLPAELPGPLTITETRTTLRISRIPGFLVELGAAGVTVEVPREARATLCGLCGDYDGATSNDLRGPDGKVTSDAQALAKAWRAPDFTQ; encoded by the exons ATGGCACAGGATGGGATCTGGtggctcctccttcccttctgtg CACTCTCCAGTGCCAGCTACCGGGGCCGGGAGTTCCTGGCCGTGTTCCCACAGAATGACGACGAGTCCCCCAGCGCgtacctgcagctgctgctcacatcCTATGGCCCTACCGACACCCAGGTGTCAGTGATGCTCCGCGGTGGCTCCGTCACCCGCAACGTCACCCTGGGGCCGGACCTCACTgtgcccctgtccctccctgctgaCCTGGAACTCACTGGAAGCCGCACTTCCCATAAAACCTTGGTGGTCCAGGCCAGCGCTGATATCTCCGTGGTGGCCGTCAGCACCAAGAGCTACACCGTGGGTGCCACCGCCCTCCTGCCCGTGGAGAGCCTGGGCACCAGGTACTACGTGGTGACACCCGTTGGGAACTACACTTACGGCCTGACTGAGTTCGTGGTGGCCGCTGGCGCCGCCACCACCGCTGTCAGCATAACCACCACCGCCACTTTCCACTATGCTGGGGCCACCTACGTCCCCGGCGCTGTGCTCTGCCTGTTCCTGCAGCCCTACCACAGCttgcagctccagagcagccaggacTTCACTGGCACAGCCGTGGTGGCCGACAGCCCTGTGGCTGTCCTCAGTGGCCACACCTGTGTCAAGGTGTCTGCTGGCTTTGACTTTGTGGtggagcagctcctcccgaTAACAGCGTGGGGGAGGAACTACGTGGTGCCACCCAACCCACTGCAGACAGACATTGACTTTGTGTACGTGGTGACGGATGAGGACAACACCATCACCTACAACACCGGGAGCAGGAATGCCACTGTGGTCATGGCGGCAGGGGAGGTGCAGAGGTTCGTGGTGAACCCTAACTCACACCTGTACATCAGTGCGGTGGTGGCAGTACAGGTagtgtttttcttcagtggGTCGTCTTGGCAAGATCCCTTCCTCCTTGTTGTCCCACCTGTCACCGCCCACTGCACTGCATTCCGCTTCAGCAGCGTGCCCGGCCAGTATAACCATGCCATCCTTGTTGCacccaccactgctgctgccaacaCCACCCTCAACCATCGGCCCGACAACACCGTGGCATGGCAGGCCATTCCTGGCACAGATTTCTCCTGGGCCATCATCACCATGCACGCAACAACACAGAGTGTTGAGAACTTGCAGGTGCCCATCGGGCTTCTGGTGTTTGGGTTCCGGAGTCAAACTGGATATGGCTTCCCTGGGCTCTGTGCCACCA CCCCCACACCTCTCTCCTGTGAGGATTTGGTATGTGAGGAGAGGTGTGAGATGGTGGATGGACAACCAGAGTGCATCCAGGAGACCTTCTCTACCTGTTGGCTTGCTGGTGGGCCACACTACCGCAGTTTTGATGGAAAAGCCTTTGATTTCATGGGAACATGTGCCTACACCTTGACCACCATCTGCAGTCCCGATCCCAcccttcctgccttctctgTTGAGgtcaaaaaggaggaaaaggagaactCCAAAGTTTCTTCCATTGGCTCCATCACCATTCATGTTGACAATATCACTGTCACTGCAGTCCGGTCAGAGAATGGGATGGTGAGG GTGAACAACCACCGCTCGCGCCTCCCCATCTCCCTCTCCCATGGGAAGCTCCGCATCCATCAGAAGGGTAAATCCATGCTGATCCAATCAAGTTTCAACCTGAAGGTCCTCTACAACTGGGATGATCATGTGGTGGTCAAACTTCCGGCTGCTCTTTCTGGAAAAGTCTGTGGGATGTGTGGGAACAACAATGGAGACCCCCAAGATGACGCTCTCACTCCTGATGGGAAACAGGTGTGGGATATTGTGGAGCTGGGGCGGAGCTGGAAGGTGACCAGTGAGAGTGGCCACTGCCAGGACACCTGCGTTGGGGACTGTGGGCGGTGCAGATGGCAGCAGGTGCTGGTATACAAGGCAGAGACCTGGTGTGGGATGCTGTCCCAACACTCTGGGCCATTCCGGTCATGTCATGGCACTGTCAGTCCCAATATCTATGTGAAGAACTGTATCTACGACCTGTGTGCCAATGAGGGGCGTCTCGATGCACTGTGCCACGCCCTCCAGATCTATGCTGACGACTGCCAGGAGGAGGGGATCAGCGTTTCCGACTGGAGGACAGCAGCGGGATGTC CTCTCACTTGCCCACCCAACAGCACCTACAGCACCTGTGGCCTCGCCTGCCCCCCCACCTGCAACGTTCCCGCTGTGTCGTCCAGCTGTGCCACCGCCACCACCTGCACGGACACCTGTGTGTGCCACGAGGGCCTTGTCCTTGAAGCCAACACCTGCGTCCCCCCCTCTGAAAGTGGCTGCATCTTTCAGGGTCTCTTCCATGGCCTTGGTGAGGAattttggggtgacctcaccTGCACCCAGCGCTGCGTGTGTGACACGGAGCAGCGGCAGGCGGTGTGCCGGGATTCTGGTTGCGGCACCGAGGAGGAATGCCGGGTGGAGAAGGGAATCCAGGATTGTTATCCCAAAATTTTTGGGGTCTGCACCGCTGTTGGAGCCACCCACTACGAGACCTTTGATGGCAAGAGGTTCATCTTCCAGGGAACATGTGTCTACCTGTTGGTTGGATTGTGTGAGGACACCCAAAATTTGGTAGGATTCCAGGTGTTGGTGCAGAATGGCCACCAGAGTGACAACCTCATGTCATCCATCGCCGTGGTGACAGTCAAAGTCTACAACAAAACCATCAGCATCAGCAGGGAACACCCTGGAAAAATCATG ATTGATGAGCAGTTGGTCAACCTCCCGTATCACTACAGTGAAAGGAAGATTGTTATCTATCGTGATGGGCAGGATGCAGTGGTAGAGACCAATTTTGGCCTCGTTGTCACCTACGACTGGTACAGCCACGTCACCGCCATGGTGCCCAGTGGCTTTGCCAATGCCTTGTGTGGGCTCTGCGGGAACTACAACGGTGCTGCCAGCGACGACATGATGATGAGGAACAACCAGGTGACATCAGACCCAGATGCCTTcgggagcagctggaaggtCACAGACGTCCCAGGATGTGGTGAGAGGTCAACAGTGGAATGTTCCAGCACTGTCGCACTTTCCCGGCTGCAGCAGGAAGTATCTGGGATGGGGtgtgaaattattttggaagcAGATGGACCCTTTGGAGCATGTCATGGTCATGTTGATGCCCACCAGTACTTCCAGAGCTGCATGCATGactcctgcctcttccctgaTCAGGAAGAAGGGATGTGTCCAATCATTGCCCGCTACGCCACCGCATGCCAGGCTGCTGGTGTGTCCATCGGAAGGTGGAGGACGGATAATTTCTGCT ATATTCCCTGTCCTTCCAACAGCTCCTACGAGCTCTGCTCCCACACCTGCCAGCACACCTGCGGTACTGACTCCACCACATGCCCACGGCGGTGCCGCGAGGGCTGCGTGTGTCAGGACGGCTTCATGCTCAGTGGCGATGAGTGCGTCCCCATGTCCcactgtggctgcagccaccacgGAGTCTACTACAAAGAGGGGGAGACATTCTACCCCACAgagcaggagatgtgccagTGCCTCTCCGGTGGCACTGTGGAGTGCCAAAATACTTCCTGTCCTAATGGTGGCCCTGGGAAGGTCATTGATGGTGTCTTCCAGTGTCCCTCTCAGGTGTCTAGCACCTGCGTAGCCACAGGTGACTGCACCTATATCACCTTTGATGGGATGGTCTTCAACATCACTGGTACCTGCTCCTATGTCCTCACCCAGACCTGCACAGGTGACAACTTGACATCATTTATTGTCACAATTCAGAAGGAGGCACGGCAGAAGGGGAAGGTCTCCAGGATCCAAGCGTTGTCTGTGGAAGTCTATGGGGTCATCTTGACCTTGAAACAAGGAAAAGGGGCAGATGTCATG GTGGATTCCATCTCCCACCACCTCCCCACCATCCTGAGGGAGGGACAGGTCCAGGTCTACCCACATGGGACAGGTGTCCTGCTCCGCACTGACTTTGGCCTCGTTGTCCACTATGACCTCGTCCAGCACGTGATGATCACGGTGCCCCAGATCTACATGGGGCACTTGCGTGGCCTCTGTGGCAACTACAATGGCCAGCGCAGTGATGATTTCCAGCTCTCCAGTGGCCAGCTGGCTCCAGATGCGACAGCCTTTGGATCCGCATGGAAAACAATGGACACACCTTGCAATGACACCTGTCCCAAGGATGAGTGTCCCACctgcacagaggaaaaagtgGCAATCCTCCAAAAACCCAACTACTGTGGCCTCCTCATGGCCCCCGAAGGTCCCTTTGGCTCTTGCCATCGCATCATTGACCCAATCCCGTATTCCCAATCCTGCATCCATGACCTCTGTATGACTGGAGGGGACATGCATGTCCTGTGCCAGAGTATCCAGAGCTATGTCACCGCATGCCAAGATGCTGGAGTCACTGTGGGGGGTTGGAGGACGCCATCCTTCTGCC CCCTCACCTGCCCGGCCAACAGCACCTACTCCCTTTGCACCAACACCTGCGCCAACACCTGTGCCGGAAATGCCACCACCTGTCCCCAGACCTGTGCAGAGGGCTGCCAGTGCCACCAGGGCTCCGTCTTTGATGGACAGGGATGCGTTCCCGAGGAGCACTGTGGATgcttcagggatggggaataCTATAAG ccccatgaGATGCTTTTCTGGGATCGCTGCCAGCGCCGCTGCACCTGTGTCCCTGGTCAGGGCCTTACCTGCCATGACCATGCTTGCACTGAGGACGAATCCTGCGAAATCCGGGAAGGCATCTTGGGATGCATCaataaaa acccctgcaaGTCCCTGCGCTGCCGCCCCAAGGAGCGCTGTCGGCCCCGCGGTGCCCAATCCCAGTGCATCCCGGCTCTGGTCGCCACGTGCTGGGCTTGGGGTGACCCACACTTCCGCACCTTCGATGGCCTTGACTTCGACTTCCAAGGAACCTGCACCTACACCATGGCTGAATCCCATGGGAATGACCCTGGGCTGGTGCCCTTCAGGGTCGAGGCCAAGAATGACATCCGTGGTGGAATCCAATCTGTGTCCTATGTTTCCTTGGTCAATGTTGATGTCTATGGACAACGCATCTCCTTCCGCCGGAATGAAGATGGAAAAGTCCGG GTGAACGGGGAGGTGACGCTGCTCCCGGTGCTCCTGGCAGACGGGAAGCTGAGGGTCCGTCCCAGTGGGCTTCGTGTTGCTCTGGAGACAGATTTTGGTCTCCGGGTCTCCTATGACTGGAACTGGCACCTCCTGATCGACCTCCCCAGCAGCTACTTCCGCCATGTCCGTGGCCTCTGTGGGAATTTCAATCTCAAGCCCCTCGACGACATCCCCGAGGCTGGTGACAACATCACCGCCATTGTGACATGGGccaaaagctggaaaagtgcTGACTCTGAGGCTGACGACCCGATTTGTTGGGATTATTGCGATGGAACATGCCCAGTGTGTGATGAGGAGAAGAAGGAACTTTATGGTGGGAACCACTATTGTGGGatcttaaaaaaatccttccaggGGCCCTTCAGAGCATGTCACAACATAGTGAAGCCTCACGACTTTTATCGTAACTGCCTGTCTGACCTGTGCCTGAGCAATGGGGCGAGGTCAATCCTCTGCCAGGTGCTGGAGACGTACGCGGCAACATGTCAGAAGCATGGGGCCATGGTCCATGACTGGAGGACACCATCGGGATGCC CCTTACCTTGCCCTGAAAACAGCCACTATGAGTCCTGTGGCAACGCCTGTCCGGCCACCTGCTCCAACCGAGACAGTCCAGCCACCTGTGACCAGCCCTGCGTGGAGACCTGTGCCTGTAACACTGGCCACGTGCTCAGCGGCGGGCAGTGCGTGCCGGTGTCCCGCTGTGGCTGCACCCGCGACGGCCGCTACTACCGCCCTGGCGAGGAGTTCTGGGGTGATGACACCTGTCGCTCCAGGTGCAGGtgtgacacagagctgggaatggtgGTGTGCGAGGACTCGGGGTGTAAGCCGGGTGAGGTGTGCACGGTGGTGAAGGGAGTGCGGCAGTGCACAGCCAACAGCCGGTCTATCTGCGTGGCCACCGGTGACCCCCACTACACCACCTTCGATGGGCGCCGCTTTGACTTCATGGGTACCTGTGTCTACCTGttggctgggctctgctccactgACCCCACCCTCATCCcctttgctgtcactgtggAGAACAATCACCGTGGCAGCCACCTGGTCTCCTTCACCAAGGTGGTCACCGTGGAGGTGTACAACATGTCCCTCAGCCTCAGCCAGGAACATCCCCAGAAGGTCAAG GTCAATGGTGTCCTGTTGGACCTTCCCTTCACCCACAACCACCAGATCCAGGTGTCCCTCCGTGGTGTCCACGGCTTCATCACCACTGACGCGGGTGTCACTGTCACTTTTGACTGGTACAGCTATGCCCGTGTCATCATCCCCAACACCTACGCTGGCGCTGTCTGCGGCCTCTGTGGCAACGCCAATGGGGACCCCCACGACGACTTTGTCACCCGTGATGGCCACCATGCTGACAATGAGACCCACCTGGGCGATAGCTGGAAGGTCAGCGATGTCCCTGGGTGCTCACCTGGGTGCAGCAAGGGCTGCCAGGTGTGCAGCGACGCCCAAAAACGTGCCTACCGTGGGGACAAGCACTGTGGGCTGCTGGGGAAGAAACGGGGGCCCTTTGCCGCCTGCCACGACGTCATCGACCCCGCCCCTTATTTGGATGACTGTCTCTTTGACGCCTGCCTGTACGAGGGGCACCAGGACACCGTGTGCCAGGCCATTGGTGCCTATGTTGCTGCTTGCCAGAGCCAGGGCGCTGCTGTGCGGCCATGGCGCACGGCCGCCTTCTGCA GCCCCGTGTGCCCCCCAAACCAGCACTATGAGCTCTGtggctccccctgcccccccaccTGCCAAGGTGAAGCTGGACCCCAGGACTGCTCTGATGCCTCCACATGCTCCGAAGGTTGTTTCTGCGATCCCGGATTTTTCCGGAGTGGGGATCACTGCGTGCCCCTCCCCCAgtgtggctgtgttttggaggGCCGCTACTACCCTCAGGGAGTGCAGTTTTACCCCGAGCCCCCCTGCACCCAGCGCTGCGTCTGCTCTGAAAATGGGGGGCTGGAGTGTCACCCcgctccaggctgctccagggacGAGGAATGCACAGTGCGGGATGGGGTGCTGGGGTGTCACCCCCGCACCTGCAGACAGTGCCAGGTTTTGGGGGCAGGGGCTTACAGCACCTTCGATGGGCACctggggagttttgggggaTCCTGCACCCTCCCGCTGCTGGAGTTGGAGAGGGGTGAGcctgaggaggagctggagcccaTCACGGTGGCCTTGGAGCAGGAGGATGTGGAGGTGCAGCGGGTGACGGTGATGGCGCACGGGGTGACTGTGGTGATGCacaggggacagcagtgggaGGTGATG GTGGATGGCGAGCGCCACTTGCTGCCGCTGTGGCTGCGGGGGGGCGCGGTGGGGGTGGCGCAGGTGGGGTCCCACCGGCTGCTCCAGGTCCAGGGGGGCCCCAAAATCCTCTACGACGGCAAGGCGTATGTGGTGCTGACGCTGCCCCCCCCgtcccgccgcccccggggccTCTGCGGCAACTTCAACGGGGACCCCAACGACGACGGCCCCGAtgggggggctctgggcaggCCCCCCCCGAACTGCACCCACCTGGTGCCcgcccccagctgctccccggCCCAGGCGCGGCGCTGCGCGGTGCTGGCGGACCCCGAAGGACCCTTTGCGGGGTGTCACGGGGTGGTTCCGCCCCGCACGTACCTGGTGACCTGCGAGCACCAGGTGTGCAGGGTGGGGGGCGACCCCTGCCCCGGCTTTCAGGGCTATGCAGCCGCGTGCCAGGCAGCCGGAGGTGCGCTCCGGGAGTGGCGGGAGGCCACGGGTTGCC ccctcacCTGTCCCCCCAAGAGCCGCTACCAGCTGTGTGCCCGCACCTGTGAGCACACCTGCGCAGGTGTGTCGGCCCCGCCCCCCTGCAGCGAGCGCTGCTTTGAGGGGTGTCAGTGCGCCGAGGGGCTGCTGTTCGACGGGGCCCGCTGCGTCCTCCCGGGGACCTGCGGCTGCCTCCACCAGGGGCGCTACTTCCAG ATTGCCGAGACCGTCCTGACTCCTGACTGCTCCCAGTCCTGCACCTGCCGGGGGCCCGGGGGCCTCCAGTGCCGCCCCTTCACTTGTCCCTTTGGCCACACCTGCGGCCTCCGTGACGGCACCCGCGCCTGCATCGCACGCCCGGGGCGCTGCgccctgtcccctgccaccCGCTTCGTCACCTTTGACGGCGTCACCGGGGCCACCCTGGCCACCGGCATCTACGTGGTGGCCAGCGTGTGCGACCCCCAGGACCCTGCATGGTTCCGGCTGCTGGGGGACGTCAGGGACATTGGGGACCAGCCAGCAGTGGTGGCACTTCACCTCTTCACCCCCCACAGCTTCATCACTGTGCGGAGGGACAGGAAGGTCTGG CTCAACGGGgtccccacccccctccccgcGGAGCTCCCGGGACCGCTGACCATCACAGAGACACGCACGACCCTCCGGATCAGCCGAATCCCGGGATTTCTGGTGGAACTGGGCGCCGCGGGGGTGACGGtggaggtgcccagggaagcGCGGGCGACGCTCTGTGGCCTCTGCGGCGACTACGACGGTGCCACCAGCAACGACCTGCGAGGGCCCGACGGGAAGGTGACGAGCGACGCGCAGGCACTGGCCAAGGCCTGGCGGGCGCCCGACTTCACCCAG TGA